The Panicum virgatum strain AP13 chromosome 3N, P.virgatum_v5, whole genome shotgun sequence genome includes the window TCTCAGAATAGGATAATACTTGACCAATGTTTATTTTACCTTATTGCATCGAAGGCCTATTCCTGCCAAGGCCATCATGGTCAAATCAGTAGCAGCAACAACATTGCTGGAAATAACAAACAAGATCCACAGTTATTACCCTTCAAAATGATTTACCGATTGAtactagaaaaaaaatcattcttAATACAAACCTGACTTGGCGTACAGTTGCACCTTTTCTGCCACGCCGTTGTAACCATTGGAATATACCTCTATCATATGCAAGTTTCCAAATAGCACCATGACCACCAGGTTTACCAACAGGGAAAAGTGATTTGCTGATTAACCATTTACCATCCTCAGCACTGACTACAGGTACCAAAGGCTACAAAAACCGTTCAATAAATCTCGTTAGAGCTATATAAAACTCCTTGAAAGTTTGAGTAAGTTCAGATTTTATGGGATGCAAAGGAACATTCTGAGGAATGGATATCATCAAAGGTTCCCAGTTATATACCTGTTCAAACAACCGGAAATTATCACGGCCTCTGCCAAACCAATCAAGTTTGTCAAATATTGCAATCATATGCTCATGGTTATTCTTCACAGAACTTGTCATGATTGCAATAGGGGTTATGCATTGACCTCCAAAGATCTTGAAGTGGAGAAACTCTCTAGCCTGTCAAACAAGGTAGCACTCCACATAGTTAAATAACTGCCTATAGAGCTTTATAACTAATTTAAGCCTTTATGAACATAAGTAGTCCAAAAATACCATGGCAATTTCACAAACCGAAAAGTAACTGAAAAAACTAATTGCTACAGTTCCCTCCCATCCTAAAAAGGGACAAGATCAAAATCCACAAAAACAGGTGTTACAGTAAAAACATCAACGTACATTGTATGTTGGTGCCATCAGTTGGTAAAAAGTATACTAATAGCAAAAAAAGTTTCATATGCAGAATGAAAGTACCTGCAGATCCCGTATCAGCCCTTCCAATAGAGATCTCCCACAGTAAGGAAGCAATGCAGCTGGAAGGGATTCACCAGTATCTGAGTCCACTAAACCAAGGCGATCTCCCGCACCACCAATCGGATAAATTTCACCCAGTTCTGGCAAACCCTAGAAAAGATCATATTTCAGTTTGTACCTTATGAGAGAATACAGATGTCTTAAGTAATCTGCATTTGAAATAAGAATATCAAAGCTAGTACAAATAAGTAATGGCATCCTTATTGTCAACTTTAAGTTAATGTGGTATGCGAAATAACCTCGATTCCCCACAAAGCTGCTTGAGATGCATACTCTGTATCCTCCAATAGATTGAGTCCACTGGGAACATGGAAATCAACAAACTTGTGTTTGCTAGGTCGGTGCTTGCGGTCCTTTGATGCTGAAAGGAGCTCCAATGCCATAATTTGATAGCTGAAGCGAATAGAAGGAATGTCAATTCTATTAGTATTAATTGCAGATATAACTGTCAGATAAATGGAATGGCCCGAGCATGATAAGTTAGGACCATCAGGTTACTGCTAATCACAATGTGTTCAAGGCTTGTTAATTCAAAACATGAGCCAACTTAGAGTTCCGTATGGCTGTACTTCTAATGTGATGCCTTTTAGCTCATAAAAAGTTGTTAATACTTTACGGTTACTAACTTCCGATTCCAGCATGGACCACATTTGGCAACTTGTGCAACTTCGTCGTTTACCAAGTCTCCAACTCCAGTAATGCCTCCAAACAGGCAGTGCTCACCCGATGATGCCCCCAATGCAGTCGTAGAACTCCTCGATGTCGCCGAGGAACTTGAGCAGCCTCCGGAGCACCTCCATCTCCCCGCTCCCCTTCTCGGTACCCGCCACTCCCTCCGAGCTCCACTTCCCGACCAAACCAGCCAGGCTATACAGCGCCTCCCGCAGCGCGCTCCCGCCGCTGGCCCCGTTGCGGTGGTGGTGCTcgtgatggccgccgccgccgccgtaccaTTCGAGCTCGTCTCCCAGCACGTGCTCCTGCCCCGCCGCGACGAGGCATTTCAGCAGGAGCGCCTCGCGGGGCTCGAGCGCGCCCAGAACCCCGCGGCTGGACTCCTCGCCGAAGAACGCCGCGACCCGGGGATCGGCGTCGAGCGCGCGGAGCTTGTCGCCGAACGTGCGCGCCGCGCGTagccgcgcgcgggcggcggagaGGCGGGCGATCTCCGCGGCGAGCGCCGGGTCCCCGCGCGGCTGCGGCTGGTGCTCGGGGGAGTGCGCGGGGCCGGGCTCGCGCTCGAGCGGCGGCACGGTGGACACGCGCTGCGAGCGCGAGGGCGGCGAAGGGGACGGCGACGGGAGCGCGGAGAGGAGGCGGCTGCGCCCGCCGCGGCatcgcggggcgcgcggcgagaAGAGCTgcgcggcgtggaggcgcggGCGGAGGTGCGCTGGCGTAGGTGGGGGAGGGGGCTGCGCGCGAGAGGccatgatggtggtggtggggagCGGCCGGTGCGCGGAGGGAAacgggcggggccggcgggtAGAGGCGAGAGAGCGGGAGGAGATAAGAGGAGCGCGCCGCGAGAGCGACTGGCCGCGGGGCGGACAGGCATATGCTCTCGGGCGATACGTCTGGATTCTCGCTCGGGTGCTCCCTGTCCCTGGGCACGCGTCGGCCGTTTGCTTGTTTGATTTGGGGTGTAAACAATTTCGCGAATTTTTTTTAaccctttgaccactaatttaaagtattaaataaagtctaattacaaaatcaccTCCACAGCTCCGCgtaaaatcgcgagacgaatctaatgaggcatttgaccgtgtGATTAGAGAATAATTATTGTAGCAAcgctgtagcaaatcatcaattaattaccgtcactagattcgtctcgaaaaattacactcatctctaaaaaaattttgcaaatagacttcatttagtactctatgcatacgAGATTTTCTTCTCGAAAAATGTGCGCGTAAAATCTACCGTAGAAACCAAACACGCCCTTTGATTGGGGAAAACGTGGGCTGTTTCTGGAAAGTTTGGGCTTCGCGTGATGATCAAACTTGGGTGTTTTTGGGTCTGTCCAATGGGTTTGGCGTATGTTTCTAAGCATTCGCAgagaagaatgaaggcccaagCCTgtcatcttttatctttcttttttttttaaaaaagcctGTTGAAAAATTGCACTGGACTGCAACGTGTTCTTCCAGAATTCTGTTGAGTTGGTAAATTGGACAAAAATTGCACTGATCCAAAGTTACAGACAGAGCTAGAAGCTTAGAAGAGATAGAGATAAACAATGAGCTTGCTTCGTACTCTCTCTGGTTTCTGTCAGAAACTTCGGTTCAAACTGTAAAAACAAGGGTAGCTCCGAACGTGCGAACGCTGGGCACCTAAGCTGAACCGCCTCGCGCGTCTTCGCCGTCCCAATTCAGACAGGACTCCCAAGTCACCTGAGCTGAACCGACCAATCCGGTGTCTCAACGCGTCCCTAACTTCCTGCCTCTCCCGCGCCCCGCGGACTATATAAAGTCACCGGACGCGCCTTGCCCCGTGAACCCACACCAAGCCCATCGACCTCGCCCCGCACGTAGCAATGGCGCGAGCCTTAGCCGCCGTCGCGTTCCTCCTCGGCGCGCTCCTCGCCGGCTCGCCTCCGgcctcggcggccgccgccgccggcaagcaCGACATCCCGGCCGTGTTCGCGTTCGGGGACTCCACGCTGGACCCGGGCAACAACAACGGCATGCCCACGCTGGTGCGCGCGGACCACGCGCCCTACGGCCGCGACTTCCCGGGCGGCGTGGCCACGGGCCGGTTCTCGGACGGCAAGCTCATCACCGACTACATCGTGGAGTCGCTCGGCATCAAGGACCTCCTCCCGGCGCACCACGACCCCGCCGTCACCGTCGAGGAGCAGGCCACGGGGGTCAGCTTCGCGTCGGGCGGGTCCGGCCTCGACGACCTGACCGCGCAGACCGCCTTGGTGTCCACGTTCGGCTCCCAGATCAGCGACTTCCAGGACCTCCTCCGCAGGATCGGCTCGCCCAGGGCCAACGAAATCGCCAACAAGTCGCTCTACGTTATCTCCGCCGGCACCAACGACGTCACCGTGAACTACTTCATCCTGCAGGTCCGGACCGGGAGCTTCCCCACCTTCGGTCAGTACAGCGACTACCTCATCGGCAGGCTCCAGGGTTACATTCAGGTGCGTAAGATATATATCAAACTGATCGATCTAATCTTTATAATTGAGCTAATCCTCAGCTGAACGATACTAGATGTGATCGCTGATGCCGTACTAATCAACAATGCAGACCTTGTACAACCTGGGAGCCCGGAACTTCATGGTGGCCGGGCTGCCGCCGGTGGGTTGCCTCCCGGTGACCAAGACCCTCAATTCGGGCGCCGGAGAATGCATCGCCGAGCagaacgcggcggcggagcattACAACGCGGCGCTGCAGCAGGCGCTGGCCAAGCTGGAGGCCGCCTCCCCCGGCGCGACGCTGGCGTACGTGGACGTGTACACCCCGCTCATGGACATGGTGACGCACCCCCAGAAATACGGTGAGCCATAGCAGATCTGACGGTCGATATTATACAACTATAGCCTGGCCAAACCGCCACGGATGGAGCCAGGGAGGCACCTGCTGATTTCTATCTTTTGCCGTGTGTGAATTTTGCGTCGCAGGTTTGACGCAGACGGAGCAGGGCTGCTGCGGGAACGGGCTGCCGGCGATGGGGGTGCTGTGCACCACCGTGCTGCCGCAGTGCCTGTCGCCGGCGCAGTACATGTTCTTCGACTCGGTGCACCCGACGCAGACCACCTACAAGGCGCTCGCCGACCACGTCGTCCAGTCTCATATCCCCA containing:
- the LOC120665193 gene encoding GDSL esterase/lipase At2g40250-like — translated: MARALAAVAFLLGALLAGSPPASAAAAAGKHDIPAVFAFGDSTLDPGNNNGMPTLVRADHAPYGRDFPGGVATGRFSDGKLITDYIVESLGIKDLLPAHHDPAVTVEEQATGVSFASGGSGLDDLTAQTALVSTFGSQISDFQDLLRRIGSPRANEIANKSLYVISAGTNDVTVNYFILQVRTGSFPTFGQYSDYLIGRLQGYIQTLYNLGARNFMVAGLPPVGCLPVTKTLNSGAGECIAEQNAAAEHYNAALQQALAKLEAASPGATLAYVDVYTPLMDMVTHPQKYGLTQTEQGCCGNGLPAMGVLCTTVLPQCLSPAQYMFFDSVHPTQTTYKALADHVVQSHIPKFVK
- the LOC120665191 gene encoding UTP--glucose-1-phosphate uridylyltransferase 3, chloroplastic-like codes for the protein MASRAQPPPPPTPAHLRPRLHAAQLFSPRAPRCRGGRSRLLSALPSPSPSPPSRSQRVSTVPPLEREPGPAHSPEHQPQPRGDPALAAEIARLSAARARLRAARTFGDKLRALDADPRVAAFFGEESSRGVLGALEPREALLLKCLVAAGQEHVLGDELEWYGGGGGHHEHHHRNGASGGSALREALYSLAGLVGKWSSEGVAGTEKGSGEMEVLRRLLKFLGDIEEFYDCIGGIIGYQIMALELLSASKDRKHRPSKHKFVDFHVPSGLNLLEDTEYASQAALWGIEGLPELGEIYPIGGAGDRLGLVDSDTGESLPAALLPYCGRSLLEGLIRDLQAREFLHFKIFGGQCITPIAIMTSSVKNNHEHMIAIFDKLDWFGRGRDNFRLFEQPLVPVVSAEDGKWLISKSLFPVGKPGGHGAIWKLAYDRGIFQWLQRRGRKGATVRQVSNVVAATDLTMMALAGIGLRCNKKLGFASCERRPGATEGVNVLIEKQNLEGLWSYGITCIEYTEFEKYGIPEPTVTGSSQVSYPANTNILYVDLQAVEEVGSRKNASCLPGMVLNLKKAVSYVDHLGFECSAAGGRLECTMQNIADNFVNMYNYRCGKGIESELDTFIVYNERKRVTSSAKRKLKSEDRSLHQTPEGSLLDIMRNAHDLLSRCSIDVPMVKDNSEYLHSGPPFLIFLHPALGPFWDIIQQKFIGGSVSKGSELQIEVAEFLWKDVELDGSLIILADNIMGSTKKNKNGEQILHYGVRCGRCRLQNVKIVNEGINWISPSNVYWKHDVERSESVKIILHGNAEFEAKDVVLKGNHVFEVPDGQRMFIVQDRAGFVVKLEPISEELMESGTWHWKYTVDGAHVKLNMVEL